The window ACCAGTTCCAGCGGAAGGTAGGAGGTGGCCAACTGGACCGGGCGGCCGTCGACCTCGAACCGTCGCGCCCGGCTCAGCACTGCGGCGTCGTTGTCCACGCCGAGCGCCGTCGCCACGTACTCCGGTGCCGGCACCTCCCCGACCACGACGTCCAGGACCCTTGCCCGTACGCCGGTGTCGTGGTCCTGGATGGCTCGACCCTGTCCCCAGTGGGAGCGGGAAAGTCGGCCCGGCGAACTGCGCCGGATCCGTTCGAACCGGCGGACGTAAGCGCCCGCGCCCTGCCGGGTGACGACCAGGCCCTCGCCGCGCAGCACATTAACCGCGTTGTGCGCGACGGTCGTTGTTACGCCGAATTGGGCGGCCAACTCCGGCAACGACGGCATCCGGTCGCCCTGTGCCAGCTCTCCGGAGAGGATGGCGGCCCGGATCTCGTCCGCGACCCGCTGGTACGCCGGCCCACTGCCCACGACTCTGCCCAGAACCCTTCCCGCCGACGAACAGTGCGACTCTACGCGCCGGACACCCTCGAACCGGACGCCGGCCGATCGCCGCCTCGCCGCCGCAGACCGACCAGCGCAGACAAGGTGATCCTGAGCCTCGCCGGCGAAATTGACATGCTCACCGCCAGCCGACTGTCCGCCGTCGTAAACGAGGCCAGTCACGCCCAGATCCTCCTGGTCCTCACCAACGTGGGCGATGTCCTGCTCCGGTCCTCGACATCACCGGGATGCGCTCAGCCCTGATGATCCGCAACGAACCCGCCAACAGCTAACCCACCCCCTCCCCCCACCCCCTTTCACGCGTCGATCTTGCAGTTGTGGCGCCCAGCTTGCCCCGTTTTGGAGGTTTCGCGAACGACCACAACTGCAAGATCGACGCGTGGGGTGGGGGCGGGGTGGGGGCGGGGCTAGGAGGGGGTGGGGTGGGCGGTGTTGATCGTGAGGTTGGCGCGGGCTTGGGTGGCGTCGGAGTTGAAGAACTGTTCTTCCTCGGTCATCCACTTCTGCCAGAGCTGTTCGGCGCCTGCGAAGGATCTGTCGCGGGCGAGGCCTCGCGCGAGCCGCAGCGGCGCCGGCGCGTCGACCCAGACCGTGTAGGCGAGTCGGCCGATCGTCTCGCGGCGGGTGCAGGTGACCCCTTCGAAGATCACGATGGGCGCCCAGGGCTGGGTCTTCCACTCGCCGAGGCTGTTGCCGTACCAGTCCCTCCAGTCTCTCGCCTGGTAGTGGGCACTCTCACCGCGAAGCAGCGGCGTGAGTACCTGGGCGTCGAAGCGTGGCCACCATCCGGCGAAGTTGTCCCAGGAGACGAAGTCGTCGATCTCGATGATCGGCGCCTTCAGCACCTCGGAGAGGCCGCGGGCGAGGTGGCTCTTCCCCGAGGCGCTCGGGCCGTCGATGCCGACAATGCGTATGCCGTTGACCGGCTCGCGGGACGCGACGGCGGCGGCAGCCTGATCCACGACGTCGACGGCCATGGGCGCAGCCCAGCCAGTGGTCGGCTGAGCTGACACATCGGTTCCGAGGGCAGCCTTCAGGAGGTGGTGCCCCAGCGGGCCTGTTCGAGGATTTCGGTGGCGCGGGCCTGGGCGGTCGGGTCGTCGGTG of the Micromonospora sp. NBC_01796 genome contains:
- a CDS encoding GntR family transcriptional regulator, with protein sequence MGSGPAYQRVADEIRAAILSGELAQGDRMPSLPELAAQFGVTTTVAHNAVNVLRGEGLVVTRQGAGAYVRRFERIRRSSPGRLSRSHWGQGRAIQDHDTGVRARVLDVVVGEVPAPEYVATALGVDNDAAVLSRARRFEVDGRPVQLATSYLPLELVRGTAITYTDTGPGGAYARLAELGFAPVRFVERLTDRAPNPQEREQLALSSGAGARVIEITRFAYDGTDRCVEVTRMVLDATAYELEYEFPA
- a CDS encoding uridine kinase family protein, coding for MAVDVVDQAAAAVASREPVNGIRIVGIDGPSASGKSHLARGLSEVLKAPIIEIDDFVSWDNFAGWWPRFDAQVLTPLLRGESAHYQARDWRDWYGNSLGEWKTQPWAPIVIFEGVTCTRRETIGRLAYTVWVDAPAPLRLARGLARDRSFAGAEQLWQKWMTEEEQFFNSDATQARANLTINTAHPTPS